From one Candidatus Chromulinivorax destructor genomic stretch:
- a CDS encoding APC family permease: protein MSASASKKLSLVSAIFINLNVMIGTGIFVNTYLLSARAGAAGFLLYPLVGLCMLPLIAITGRLLNYYPTGGLYAFAKEHSAYLGFLSCWSYFFAKLASCALMLFVATTLFQQLIPGATAINPLMMCLGLLSFFTFLNLLNMKLGMVIHSFFLTAKSIPIIFAIISGFLLFDTSGITTSSFVFSGMIINIPLVLYCLAGFETACSLSRNIENPSINGPKAVYYSFGIIMALYGLFQGLIYMSTYEQLASLTSYQEIFPSIAHTLFSSEFIANKLSIILSFAIGSSALGGAYGILFSNSWNLYTLAENNHLIGSSVITKLNQHNTPYVAVLAEAIICAMFLLFNQGSQLPLQRTAALGIVIAYTISALSYFLLLKKVGGSHKDFMISTAAFVTCTIFVANCMVSFCETGLAPLLLFIGILAIGSCMFMYKQLTK, encoded by the coding sequence ATGTCAGCATCTGCGTCAAAAAAATTATCTCTTGTTTCAGCAATTTTTATTAACTTAAATGTTATGATTGGTACCGGCATCTTTGTTAATACCTATCTATTATCAGCTCGTGCTGGTGCTGCAGGCTTTCTTTTATACCCATTAGTTGGTCTTTGCATGCTTCCATTGATTGCAATTACAGGAAGACTTTTGAACTATTATCCAACTGGTGGTCTATATGCCTTTGCAAAAGAACATTCTGCTTACCTTGGATTTCTAAGCTGCTGGAGTTATTTTTTTGCAAAACTTGCATCATGCGCTCTTATGCTGTTTGTTGCAACAACCTTATTTCAACAGTTAATTCCTGGAGCAACTGCGATCAACCCTTTAATGATGTGTTTAGGACTTTTAAGTTTTTTCACTTTTTTAAACTTATTGAATATGAAGCTTGGAATGGTTATTCACAGCTTTTTCTTAACTGCAAAATCAATTCCAATTATATTTGCAATTATCTCCGGGTTTTTACTTTTTGACACCTCAGGTATCACAACAAGTTCATTTGTGTTCAGCGGTATGATTATTAACATCCCTCTTGTTTTATACTGCCTTGCTGGTTTTGAAACAGCTTGTTCATTAAGCCGTAATATCGAAAATCCATCAATAAACGGACCAAAAGCTGTTTACTATTCATTTGGTATCATTATGGCACTGTATGGACTATTTCAAGGTTTAATTTACATGAGCACCTATGAACAATTAGCATCATTGACATCGTACCAAGAGATATTTCCATCAATCGCTCATACATTGTTTAGCTCAGAATTTATTGCAAATAAACTTTCTATTATTTTAAGCTTTGCAATTGGTTCATCTGCTCTTGGTGGAGCCTATGGTATTTTATTTTCTAACTCATGGAACCTGTACACCCTTGCAGAAAACAATCATCTGATTGGTTCTTCGGTTATCACCAAGCTCAATCAACACAACACGCCATATGTTGCAGTTTTAGCTGAAGCCATAATCTGCGCAATGTTTTTATTGTTTAACCAAGGTTCACAACTGCCATTACAACGCACTGCAGCACTTGGTATTGTTATTGCTTACACCATTAGTGCACTTTCTTACTTTTTACTCCTTAAAAAAGTTGGTGGGAGTCACAAAGATTTTATGATTTCAACTGCAGCTTTTGTTACCTGTACCATATTTGTTGCAAACTGCATGGTCAGTTTTTGTGAAACAGGACTTGCTCCATTGCTTTTATTCATCGGTATTTTGGCAATAGGAAGCTGCATGTTCATGTATAAGCAACTAACAAAATAA
- the mnmG gene encoding tRNA uridine-5-carboxymethylaminomethyl(34) synthesis enzyme MnmG, translated as MNQIQNSFDVIVVGGGHAGIEAAYAAANMGSKTALITLDANKIGVAPCNPSVGGVGKGHIVFEISALGGLMPKICSKTYLQARMLNTKKGPAVQGLRLQIDKEAYADLASKIMHNTPNLTVVQAMVDEIIVENNQIRGIKSSDGTIYTANQVVLTTGTFLNGLIHIGDVNFAAGRSGEQAAIKLSNYLTKLNLRMGRLKTGTPPRLDPATIDFSKLERQETEPLTHLFEFDQMDVSSSHDCFIAHTNEKTHKIIFDNLHKSAMYSGNIKGVGPRYCPSIEDKISRFADKQSHHIFVEPETAAYVEVYPSGISTSLPESVQKDFIQSIVGFENAVITKPGYAVEYDFVHPDQLHHSLEVKSIQGLFLAGQINGTTGYEEAAGQGVIAGINAHQKATGKDPFILDRNESYIGVMIDDLVTMGVDEPYRMFTSRAERRLVLRQDNAFLRLTEKGYQLGTVTQELYDKFLQEKHDLEVAIIDLDKRYNNAELVKAAEQEIPMQEIIENLLGYTVSARNALSLFAHIKYREYIKRENREVEKVQQHRQIKLPDMDAILNISGLSTEIKQKIARYKPATVADAMLIPGITPAAISLLVLVSRKPELAK; from the coding sequence ATGAATCAAATTCAAAATTCTTTTGATGTTATCGTTGTTGGCGGTGGCCATGCAGGTATTGAAGCTGCATACGCTGCTGCAAACATGGGATCAAAAACAGCACTTATTACACTTGATGCAAACAAAATTGGTGTTGCTCCTTGTAACCCTTCAGTTGGTGGCGTTGGAAAAGGTCACATCGTGTTTGAAATCAGTGCACTTGGCGGTTTAATGCCAAAAATTTGTAGCAAAACATATCTACAAGCTCGTATGCTTAATACGAAAAAAGGTCCTGCTGTTCAAGGCTTGCGACTACAAATCGACAAAGAAGCTTATGCTGACCTTGCAAGTAAAATTATGCACAACACCCCAAATTTGACCGTCGTTCAAGCAATGGTTGATGAAATCATTGTCGAAAATAACCAAATTCGTGGTATTAAAAGCTCAGATGGCACAATTTACACAGCAAACCAAGTCGTTTTAACAACTGGTACTTTCCTGAATGGCCTGATTCATATTGGTGATGTTAACTTTGCTGCAGGTCGTAGCGGTGAACAAGCTGCAATAAAACTTTCTAACTATCTGACAAAGCTTAATTTACGTATGGGACGCCTAAAAACAGGAACTCCTCCTCGACTTGATCCTGCAACTATTGATTTTAGCAAACTAGAACGTCAAGAAACAGAGCCTCTTACACATCTTTTTGAATTTGATCAAATGGATGTTTCAAGCAGTCACGACTGCTTTATTGCTCACACCAATGAAAAAACACATAAAATTATTTTTGATAACTTACATAAATCTGCAATGTATAGCGGTAATATTAAAGGTGTTGGACCTCGTTACTGTCCGTCAATCGAAGATAAAATATCTCGATTTGCAGATAAACAATCGCATCATATTTTTGTAGAGCCAGAAACTGCTGCATACGTTGAAGTATATCCAAGTGGAATCTCGACATCATTGCCAGAATCTGTACAAAAAGATTTTATTCAATCGATTGTAGGATTTGAAAACGCGGTTATAACAAAACCTGGTTATGCTGTAGAATACGATTTCGTGCATCCTGATCAACTTCATCATTCTCTTGAAGTTAAATCCATACAAGGCCTCTTTCTAGCAGGTCAGATCAATGGAACAACAGGTTACGAAGAAGCTGCAGGCCAAGGCGTTATTGCTGGTATTAATGCTCACCAAAAAGCTACCGGAAAAGATCCATTTATTCTTGACCGTAACGAAAGTTACATCGGCGTTATGATCGATGATTTGGTAACGATGGGCGTTGATGAACCATATCGCATGTTTACCTCTCGCGCTGAACGACGTCTTGTTTTGCGACAAGATAACGCTTTTTTACGTTTAACGGAAAAAGGCTACCAGCTTGGTACGGTAACACAAGAATTATATGATAAATTCTTGCAAGAAAAACATGATTTAGAGGTTGCTATCATCGATCTTGACAAACGATATAACAATGCTGAATTAGTGAAAGCTGCAGAGCAAGAAATTCCTATGCAAGAGATTATTGAAAATCTTCTTGGATACACTGTTTCTGCTCGTAATGCATTATCATTATTTGCACATATTAAATATCGTGAGTACATAAAAAGAGAAAATCGCGAAGTTGAAAAAGTACAACAACATCGCCAAATTAAGCTGCCAGACATGGATGCTATTTTAAACATTTCAGGATTATCAACTGAGATTAAACAAAAAATAGCCCGCTATAAACCGGCAACTGTTGCTGATGCGATGTTAATTCCAGGAATTACACCCGCGGCAATTTCTTTGTTAGTGCTTGTTTCAAGAAAACCTGAATTAGCAAAATAG
- the tgt gene encoding tRNA guanosine(34) transglycosylase Tgt codes for MSYFSFKIIHQSKKSRARVGQITTPHGVIDTPNFVAVGTNGTLKALDNVLLEQLEQQLMFCNTYHLLLHPGPEVVKAAGGIHKFINRTSPIITDSGGFQVFSLAYGTVRDEIKSKGKKSIQNSVAKITEDGVTFRSYRDGAKIILTPEISIQVQKDLGADIIIPFDELPPYHIDEKQLKKSLDRTHRWEKRSLDEHLKNPAQQAMYAVIHGGINKEFRSLSCKTLTAMPFDGFAVGGSVGKNHTEMIAMLGYTLPQLPEDKPNHLLGIGDLPAIKEIIPLGIDTFDSSHPTKCARHGLLFTSQGPVKILHGKHKFNFAPVDATCLCYTCINYTTSYLHHLFKAHEPVALTLATIHNVWHMSQLLKQYRQDILDGKI; via the coding sequence ATGAGCTATTTTTCATTTAAAATTATTCATCAATCAAAAAAATCTCGTGCTCGAGTTGGACAAATTACCACTCCTCACGGAGTTATTGATACACCAAATTTTGTTGCTGTAGGAACTAACGGAACTTTAAAAGCATTAGATAACGTCTTACTTGAACAACTAGAACAGCAGTTAATGTTTTGCAACACCTACCATTTATTATTACACCCTGGACCAGAAGTTGTAAAAGCTGCTGGTGGAATTCATAAATTTATTAACCGCACCTCACCAATTATTACTGATTCTGGCGGTTTTCAAGTTTTTAGTCTTGCGTACGGGACAGTGCGAGATGAAATTAAAAGTAAAGGCAAGAAAAGCATTCAAAATTCAGTTGCAAAAATAACTGAAGATGGTGTTACATTTCGATCATATCGTGATGGTGCAAAGATTATTTTAACACCAGAAATATCAATACAAGTTCAAAAAGATCTTGGTGCAGATATTATTATTCCATTTGATGAATTGCCACCGTACCACATCGATGAAAAACAGCTCAAAAAGTCATTAGATAGAACACATCGCTGGGAAAAACGTTCACTTGATGAACATCTTAAAAATCCTGCACAACAAGCAATGTATGCTGTTATTCATGGTGGCATTAATAAAGAATTTCGATCATTAAGCTGTAAAACGTTAACAGCCATGCCTTTTGACGGTTTTGCTGTTGGTGGAAGCGTTGGTAAAAATCATACAGAAATGATTGCAATGCTTGGCTACACCTTACCACAACTTCCAGAAGATAAACCAAACCACCTTCTTGGTATTGGTGATCTACCTGCAATTAAAGAAATCATTCCACTGGGAATCGACACCTTTGACAGTTCGCACCCAACAAAATGTGCACGCCATGGGCTTTTATTTACTTCCCAAGGACCAGTAAAAATTCTGCACGGTAAGCATAAATTTAACTTTGCACCTGTCGATGCAACATGCTTATGTTACACCTGCATAAACTATACAACCTCATACTTGCATCATTTATTTAAAGCACATGAGCCAGTTGCCTTAACCCTTGCAACAATTCATAACGTATGGCACATGTCACAACTGCTTAAACAGTACCGTCAAGATATTTTAGATGGGAAAATTTAA
- a CDS encoding ABC-F family ATP-binding cassette domain-containing protein → MIHLKNLSLKYGDQTVFDDLTMMIQDSDRIALVGRNGSGKSTLLKIIAGQQGIDGGQIAISKGMNVAYMPQEMLILSTKTVEEEALATFGTMYENMQEAKELEDKIHASAKPSAQDVERYAQLQHDIQEMEPEAKILKVNKLLSGLKFDEKHRKTRVDQLSVGWRMRLVLAKLLLQEADFYLFDEPTNHLDLSTKEWFLNFLKYETSFGFLLVCHDRYFLDNLCNKTLAITAGGKSKVYAGNYSYYKKLEAEETIMLEKAYEAQQRDIKQRKETIDRFKATASKAKMAQSMAKQLEKLEIIEVNQASKKVNFSLPPVERCGKEVLIVKNVAHSFNRQLFTNVNFVVNRGDKVALIAPNGTGKSTLFNLISKQLELQQGQIEQGHNVTSTLFDQDQEKVLNPKLTILEEVEGSCKASQQRIRTFLGSFLFPKGDVMKKTSVLSGGERNRVAMVKVLLSNANFLMLDEPTNHLDIESKETVLNALQQFDGTLLFVSHDQDFVNNLATRIIELTPEGISSYEGNYDAYLDFKNMSVRKEVAAVAKAQVKNVKESTLSKKELFELRKKYKNLENNMNKYKAELETVLANSYAAAFGSSEYTAAQEKKDVLEKRIAKAEQELAVFPHKDELEL, encoded by the coding sequence ATGATTCATTTAAAAAACCTTAGTTTAAAATATGGCGATCAGACAGTTTTTGATGATCTAACCATGATGATCCAGGATTCTGACAGGATTGCTCTTGTTGGAAGAAATGGTTCTGGAAAATCAACATTACTTAAAATTATTGCTGGGCAACAAGGTATTGATGGCGGACAAATCGCTATTTCTAAAGGAATGAACGTTGCATACATGCCTCAAGAGATGCTTATTCTTTCTACAAAAACAGTAGAAGAAGAAGCTTTAGCAACATTTGGTACTATGTACGAGAACATGCAAGAAGCTAAAGAGCTTGAAGACAAAATTCATGCAAGTGCAAAACCATCTGCTCAAGATGTTGAACGTTACGCTCAATTACAACATGATATTCAAGAAATGGAACCTGAAGCTAAAATTCTTAAAGTTAACAAACTGTTAAGCGGCTTAAAATTTGATGAAAAACATCGTAAAACTCGCGTTGATCAACTGAGTGTTGGTTGGAGAATGCGCCTTGTTTTAGCAAAATTATTGTTACAAGAAGCTGATTTTTATCTATTTGACGAACCAACTAACCACCTTGATCTTTCAACAAAAGAGTGGTTCTTAAACTTCTTAAAGTACGAAACTTCTTTTGGTTTCCTCTTAGTATGTCACGATAGATACTTCTTAGATAATCTGTGTAACAAAACACTTGCAATTACAGCTGGTGGAAAAAGTAAAGTGTACGCTGGTAACTACAGCTACTACAAAAAACTTGAAGCTGAAGAAACTATTATGCTTGAAAAAGCGTATGAAGCTCAGCAACGAGATATTAAGCAACGTAAAGAGACTATTGATCGCTTTAAAGCAACAGCTTCAAAAGCAAAAATGGCTCAAAGTATGGCTAAACAACTTGAAAAATTAGAAATTATTGAAGTTAACCAAGCTTCAAAAAAAGTAAACTTTTCACTTCCACCGGTTGAACGATGTGGAAAAGAAGTTTTAATCGTAAAAAATGTTGCTCACTCATTTAATCGTCAACTATTTACTAACGTAAACTTCGTAGTAAATCGTGGTGATAAAGTTGCTTTAATTGCTCCAAACGGAACAGGTAAATCAACCCTTTTCAACTTGATTTCAAAACAACTTGAACTACAACAAGGTCAAATTGAACAAGGTCACAACGTAACATCAACACTATTTGACCAAGATCAAGAAAAAGTATTGAATCCAAAATTAACAATTCTTGAAGAAGTTGAAGGCTCATGCAAAGCGTCTCAACAAAGAATTCGTACATTCCTTGGTTCATTCCTTTTCCCAAAAGGTGATGTAATGAAAAAAACATCAGTATTAAGTGGTGGTGAACGTAACCGTGTTGCGATGGTAAAAGTGCTTTTAAGCAACGCAAACTTCTTGATGCTCGATGAACCTACAAACCATTTGGACATCGAATCTAAAGAAACTGTATTAAACGCTTTACAGCAGTTTGATGGTACCTTATTATTCGTATCGCATGATCAAGACTTTGTTAACAATCTTGCGACAAGAATCATCGAATTAACACCTGAAGGCATCTCAAGCTACGAAGGTAACTACGATGCGTATCTTGACTTTAAGAACATGTCAGTACGTAAAGAAGTTGCTGCTGTTGCAAAAGCTCAAGTTAAAAATGTGAAAGAATCAACGCTTTCTAAAAAAGAACTTTTTGAACTTCGTAAAAAGTACAAAAATCTTGAAAACAACATGAATAAATACAAAGCTGAACTTGAAACTGTTCTTGCAAACAGCTATGCAGCTGCTTTTGGATCTTCAGAGTACACTGCTGCTCAAGAGAAAAAAGATGTGCTAGAAAAACGAATTGCAAAAGCTGAGCAAGAATTAGCAGTATTTCCTCATAAAGATGAATTAGAGCTATAA
- the mraY gene encoding phospho-N-acetylmuramoyl-pentapeptide-transferase, whose translation MVFMLASYVEGYIPWFHVVHYISVRVVAGMLTSLFLSLLFGDAFIAYSKKLFTTKARPFTPESHKKKDNIPSMGGVFILSVVLATMLIWCDLSKVDVLLSVITLIGFGFIGFLDDLYKAIEQKGLHSKTKFRLQLLVGLGVACAIVFLKHPSTEVCVPFFKNIHPHLGLFYIPWVVFLLVGVSNAVNLTDGLDGLAIGGLITNFSVYSVIAYLAGHFAFAHYLHIPFAASSEMAVIGAILVGASLGFLWFNAHPAQIFMGDVGSLSLGAMLALMAIITQQELLLVVSGGLFVLETLSVIAQLTCWRLYRKKIFRMAPIHHHFELQGWSESKITMRFNIISVVLCLLALISLKMR comes from the coding sequence ATGGTATTTATGCTTGCATCATATGTAGAAGGCTATATTCCGTGGTTTCATGTTGTACATTACATTTCCGTGCGAGTTGTTGCTGGAATGCTCACATCTCTTTTTTTATCGTTACTTTTTGGAGATGCATTTATAGCATACTCTAAAAAACTTTTTACAACAAAAGCTCGTCCATTTACTCCTGAGTCGCATAAAAAGAAAGATAATATCCCTTCAATGGGTGGAGTTTTTATTTTATCGGTTGTTCTTGCCACGATGCTTATTTGGTGCGATCTGTCTAAAGTTGATGTATTGTTATCAGTTATAACACTTATAGGGTTTGGTTTTATTGGTTTCCTTGACGATTTGTACAAGGCTATAGAGCAAAAGGGGTTACATTCTAAAACTAAATTCAGATTACAACTCTTGGTAGGTCTTGGTGTTGCGTGTGCTATTGTTTTTTTAAAGCATCCATCAACTGAAGTCTGTGTTCCATTTTTCAAAAATATCCATCCTCATCTTGGCTTATTTTACATTCCATGGGTGGTTTTTTTGCTTGTAGGCGTCAGCAATGCGGTTAATCTTACTGATGGACTAGATGGCCTTGCTATTGGCGGGCTTATCACAAATTTTTCTGTTTATTCAGTTATTGCTTATTTAGCAGGGCATTTTGCATTTGCTCATTATTTACATATTCCTTTTGCAGCTTCATCTGAAATGGCAGTTATTGGTGCTATTCTAGTAGGAGCATCGCTTGGGTTTTTATGGTTTAATGCCCATCCTGCGCAAATTTTTATGGGCGATGTTGGTTCGCTATCATTGGGTGCAATGCTTGCACTTATGGCAATTATAACTCAGCAAGAGCTTTTGTTAGTAGTCTCAGGTGGTTTATTTGTGCTCGAGACACTATCAGTCATTGCTCAGTTAACTTGCTGGCGATTGTATCGTAAGAAAATTTTTAGAATGGCGCCTATTCATCACCATTTTGAGTTGCAGGGGTGGTCAGAGTCAAAAATTACTATGCGGTTTAATATTATTTCTGTTGTGTTGTGTTTATTAGCATTAATTAGTTTGAAAATGAGATAA
- a CDS encoding FAD-binding oxidoreductase, whose protein sequence is MHYQNFSNIFISIVIFFSYLQAQDIPQKDNVTINDFSRLNSTQIHHINTPTSYQELQSILAYADQNNLKIAVSGIRHSQGGHAFYRNAIIINLEKLNKILDFNPHEKLITVQAGATWEQLQEFLHGHGFAVKIMQYANIFSLGGSLSVNCNGIDPHYGPLIESVESIKILQADGSIIIASRSENSELFCLAIGGYGLCGIILEVTLQVVKDDLYKPAITTTSIHDYTKKIKMLLKNPNMGFHFAFLTLTPFKKNLFGKIVCLDFNKIDPAQFSDKKQKKIRQLQQPQFTKIKKMGVKLWSKSKIIKAFHWIPETKKYNKVISRNNIMRPPVDHMCINSLKSTHLLQEYFIPIDKFTQFIQSLEKITQQLNVNIMHIALRYIPKNTESYLNYTSTDRIGIVILLNQKFTEQDYKKTEQWTQKLIESAYTLGGAYYLPIQLHATKDQALKTYPQLDNFFALKKSYDPAELFMNHFYKKYCTT, encoded by the coding sequence ATGCATTATCAAAATTTTTCAAATATATTTATTTCAATTGTCATCTTTTTCTCATATTTACAAGCTCAAGATATACCGCAGAAAGACAATGTAACAATTAACGATTTTTCACGGCTGAATTCAACACAAATACACCATATTAATACACCGACGTCATACCAAGAACTTCAAAGTATTCTTGCATATGCAGACCAAAACAACTTAAAAATCGCTGTTAGCGGCATTCGACATAGCCAAGGCGGCCATGCTTTTTATCGCAATGCAATTATCATCAACCTTGAAAAACTCAATAAAATTTTAGATTTTAATCCACATGAAAAGCTGATTACCGTACAAGCTGGGGCCACATGGGAACAGCTTCAAGAATTTTTACATGGTCATGGTTTTGCTGTAAAAATAATGCAATATGCCAATATTTTTAGTCTTGGGGGTTCTTTAAGCGTTAACTGTAATGGAATTGATCCTCATTATGGACCACTTATTGAATCAGTAGAATCAATAAAAATATTACAAGCAGATGGATCAATTATCATAGCAAGTCGATCAGAAAATTCCGAATTATTTTGCCTTGCAATTGGTGGTTATGGGTTATGTGGCATTATTCTTGAAGTGACTTTACAGGTTGTAAAAGATGATCTTTATAAGCCTGCAATTACGACTACATCGATCCATGATTATACTAAAAAAATAAAAATGCTTTTGAAGAATCCAAACATGGGATTTCATTTTGCTTTTCTCACATTAACCCCATTTAAAAAAAATCTCTTTGGCAAAATAGTATGCCTTGATTTTAATAAAATCGATCCGGCTCAATTTTCTGATAAAAAACAAAAAAAAATACGGCAATTACAACAGCCCCAGTTCACAAAAATTAAAAAAATGGGTGTAAAACTTTGGTCGAAAAGTAAAATCATTAAAGCTTTCCACTGGATTCCAGAAACAAAAAAATATAATAAGGTTATATCTCGTAATAATATTATGCGTCCACCAGTCGACCACATGTGCATAAACAGCTTAAAATCAACACATTTGTTACAAGAATATTTTATTCCTATCGATAAATTCACTCAATTTATTCAATCATTAGAAAAGATAACTCAACAGCTTAACGTAAATATTATGCACATAGCTCTTCGATATATTCCAAAAAATACAGAAAGTTATCTGAATTACACATCAACAGACCGGATTGGAATTGTGATATTACTTAATCAAAAATTTACAGAACAAGATTATAAAAAGACAGAACAATGGACACAAAAACTCATAGAATCTGCTTACACACTTGGTGGAGCATACTATTTGCCAATCCAACTGCATGCAACAAAAGACCAAGCTTTAAAAACATACCCGCAGTTAGATAATTTCTTTGCTTTGAAAAAATCATACGACCCAGCTGAATTGTTTATGAATCATTTTTATAAAAAATATTGCACTACATAA
- a CDS encoding prolipoprotein diacylglyceryl transferase, protein MSPILLHIYGPFAIHSFGLMIVIGLILTLYLLDRDKKLQKLITSAQLSNIINICVISGIIGGRIWFLTTNFSEITSWTDYFTVWNGGLSILGAVIGIAIGLSWYISSLKLPLFAVLDRFALYAPLLQSISRFGCFFAGCCYGLPTNLPWGVVYTHAQSLAPLHVMMHPTQIYSSSLLFLSFVVLYCFDTYTRTKPGQLISLYIMLTTAERFFVEFWRGDQAFYTECGYFRYLSIQQLLAVLLFGAALILFIFITIYKKTDESI, encoded by the coding sequence ATGTCACCAATACTTCTCCATATTTACGGGCCCTTTGCGATTCACAGTTTTGGTCTTATGATTGTCATCGGATTAATTCTTACCCTGTACCTACTTGATCGAGATAAAAAATTACAAAAACTGATCACATCTGCCCAGCTTTCAAACATTATCAATATTTGCGTCATTTCTGGCATTATTGGTGGCAGAATCTGGTTTTTGACCACAAATTTTTCTGAAATAACGAGCTGGACCGATTACTTTACCGTCTGGAATGGTGGTTTATCAATTTTAGGAGCTGTGATTGGTATTGCAATTGGGTTGTCATGGTATATTTCATCACTAAAACTGCCTTTATTTGCGGTACTTGATCGTTTTGCACTGTACGCGCCTTTGTTACAATCAATTTCTCGATTTGGATGTTTTTTTGCTGGATGTTGTTATGGATTACCAACAAATCTTCCATGGGGTGTTGTGTATACTCATGCGCAAAGCCTAGCTCCATTGCATGTTATGATGCATCCAACACAAATTTATAGCAGTTCTCTACTTTTTTTATCCTTTGTTGTGCTATATTGCTTTGATACATACACACGCACAAAACCAGGTCAACTTATAAGCCTCTACATTATGCTCACAACCGCAGAACGATTTTTTGTTGAGTTTTGGCGTGGTGATCAAGCTTTTTATACTGAATGTGGATATTTTAGGTATCTATCCATTCAACAATTGTTAGCCGTGTTGCTTTTTGGAGCGGCACTCATTTTATTCATCTTTATTACGATCTATAAAAAAACAGATGAATCTATTTAA
- a CDS encoding TrmH family RNA methyltransferase, whose protein sequence is MKIITSVHNDQIKHLINLGKKSYRMQHQEFLIEGTRAYHELVQLYKPLALFMTQDYQNAHQDIACYEKITTILAPHVMEKVSAAATPSGICAIFAIPAQQPLPTTGPGIILMDVHDPGNMGTLIRTAAAMNIKEVIIIGGVDPYSPKVIQSTAGCLAAVRLYQTTFDKLAAQHTLHLCALVVQGGKTPDQLNLHHKFLVVGSEAHGLSAQQIALCQEKMTIPMPGQAESLNAGVAGSIGLYLMSQQN, encoded by the coding sequence ATGAAAATTATTACATCAGTCCATAATGATCAGATTAAACACCTGATTAATCTTGGAAAAAAATCATACCGGATGCAACATCAAGAATTCTTGATTGAAGGAACTCGTGCATACCATGAGCTGGTACAATTATACAAACCTCTTGCACTGTTCATGACGCAAGATTATCAAAATGCTCATCAAGATATTGCTTGTTATGAAAAAATAACAACTATTCTAGCTCCTCATGTCATGGAAAAAGTGAGTGCAGCAGCAACACCAAGCGGGATCTGTGCTATTTTTGCCATACCAGCTCAACAACCTTTACCAACAACTGGTCCAGGAATTATTCTTATGGATGTTCATGACCCAGGAAATATGGGAACGCTCATCAGAACAGCAGCTGCAATGAATATTAAAGAAGTTATTATTATTGGTGGCGTTGATCCTTATAGCCCAAAAGTTATTCAATCAACTGCAGGCTGTTTAGCCGCCGTAAGACTTTACCAAACAACATTTGATAAACTTGCAGCACAACATACTTTGCACCTATGTGCTCTTGTGGTACAAGGCGGAAAAACACCTGATCAACTCAACTTGCACCATAAATTTTTAGTTGTAGGCAGCGAAGCTCATGGATTATCAGCTCAACAAATTGCTCTATGCCAAGAAAAAATGACAATTCCAATGCCGGGGCAAGCAGAAAGTTTAAATGCTGGAGTTGCCGGCTCTATCGGCTTATATTTGATGTCACAACAAAACTGA